In a single window of the Pseudomonas oryzihabitans genome:
- a CDS encoding bile acid:sodium symporter family protein: protein MRALAALSRFVGNTFAFWVLLAALLAFFAPAVFKPLSVAIVPLLGMIMFGMGLTLKVEDFAAVGRHPWRVLLGVVAHFVIMPGVAWALCQLFHLPPEIAVGVILVGCCPSGTASNVMTWLAKGDLALSVAIAAVTTLLAPLLTPALIWLLASTWLPISFGGLFWSILQVVLLPIALGLVAQRLLGRRVGALVEVLPLASVVSIVVIVAAVVAASQARIAESGLLIMAVVILHNGFGFLLGYLTGKFCKLPLAQRKSLALEVGMQNSGLGAALATAHFSPLAAVPSALFSVWHNISGALLATLFRRFKDDDGRA, encoded by the coding sequence ATGCGCGCCCTGGCCGCCCTCAGCCGCTTCGTCGGCAATACCTTCGCCTTCTGGGTGCTGCTCGCCGCCCTGCTGGCGTTTTTCGCTCCCGCCGTGTTCAAGCCCCTGAGCGTCGCCATCGTGCCGCTGCTGGGGATGATCATGTTCGGCATGGGCCTGACCCTCAAGGTCGAGGACTTCGCCGCCGTCGGTCGCCACCCCTGGCGAGTGCTGCTGGGCGTGGTGGCGCACTTCGTTATCATGCCGGGCGTGGCCTGGGCGCTGTGCCAGCTGTTTCACCTGCCGCCAGAGATCGCCGTGGGCGTCATCCTGGTCGGCTGCTGCCCCAGCGGCACGGCGTCCAACGTCATGACCTGGCTGGCCAAGGGCGACCTGGCGCTGTCGGTAGCCATCGCTGCCGTGACCACCCTGCTGGCTCCCCTGCTGACCCCGGCGCTGATCTGGCTGCTGGCCTCCACCTGGCTGCCGATCTCCTTTGGCGGCCTGTTCTGGTCGATCCTGCAAGTGGTGCTGCTGCCCATCGCCCTGGGCCTCGTCGCTCAGCGCCTGCTCGGCCGACGGGTCGGCGCGCTGGTCGAGGTGCTGCCGCTGGCCTCGGTGGTCAGCATCGTGGTGATCGTCGCCGCAGTGGTGGCCGCCAGCCAGGCGCGCATCGCCGAGTCCGGCCTGCTGATCATGGCGGTGGTGATCCTGCACAACGGCTTCGGCTTCCTGCTCGGCTATCTCACCGGCAAGTTCTGCAAGCTGCCGTTGGCCCAGCGCAAGTCCCTGGCGCTGGAAGTCGGCATGCAGAATTCCGGTCTTGGCGCCGCCCTGGCCACCGCGCATTTCTCGCCACTGGCAGCGGTGCCCAGCGCCCTATTCAGCGTCTGGCACAACATCTCAGGCGCGCTACTGGCCACCCTCTTCCGCCGCTTCAAGGACGACGACGGCCGCGCCTGA